The Bacillaceae bacterium S4-13-56 genome window below encodes:
- a CDS encoding aspartyl-phosphate phosphatase Spo0E family protein yields the protein MCNYLTVEINSKRKEMIYLGLHKGLSAEETVRCSQELDELLNLYQEEKEREKRKKIWVTDYLFRV from the coding sequence GTGTGTAATTATTTAACGGTTGAGATTAACAGTAAAAGAAAAGAAATGATTTATCTTGGACTTCATAAGGGGTTATCAGCAGAAGAGACAGTTCGCTGCAGTCAAGAACTGGACGAATTATTGAATTTATATCAAGAAGAAAAAGAGAGAGAAAAAAGGAAAAAAATATGGGTTACTGATTATTTATTTAGGGTATAG
- a CDS encoding ribose-phosphate diphosphokinase: MELSQKGAPLKLFSLSSNRPLAEEISSHLGIELGKTSVSRFSDGEIMISIEESVRGCEVFVVQSTTDPVNETIMELLIMIDALKRASAKEINVVMPYYSYSRQDRKARPREPITAKLIANLIQKAGATRLISIDLHAPQIQGFFNIPVDTLQSIPIIGDYFKEKHLEDVVVIAPDHSSVTRARQLADSLKAPIAIVDRRGPRDQEHGTSISNIIGEVQGKTTIIIDDIIDTGRRVTGAARTLDEHGAKQIYACCTHPVLSGLSIDLLEKSAIKEVVVTNTIFIPEEKRLSKITQLSVASLLGQAISRIYENESVSTLFT, encoded by the coding sequence TTGGAATTATCTCAAAAGGGCGCTCCTTTAAAGCTATTTTCCTTAAGCTCTAATAGGCCACTTGCTGAAGAAATATCAAGTCATTTAGGAATTGAGCTAGGAAAAACCAGTGTATCCCGTTTCAGTGACGGAGAAATTATGATTAGTATTGAAGAAAGTGTACGTGGGTGCGAAGTTTTTGTGGTTCAATCGACAACTGATCCTGTCAATGAAACCATTATGGAACTACTTATTATGATTGATGCTTTAAAGAGAGCATCAGCTAAAGAAATTAATGTGGTAATGCCATATTATAGCTACTCACGTCAGGATCGTAAAGCCCGTCCCAGGGAACCTATTACAGCCAAATTAATAGCCAATTTAATTCAGAAAGCTGGCGCAACACGATTAATTTCTATTGACCTGCATGCCCCTCAGATTCAGGGATTTTTCAATATTCCTGTGGATACATTACAAAGCATCCCAATCATTGGAGATTATTTTAAAGAGAAGCATTTAGAGGACGTTGTTGTAATTGCTCCTGACCATAGTAGTGTGACAAGGGCCCGCCAGCTAGCCGATTCTCTCAAGGCACCCATTGCTATTGTCGATCGAAGAGGTCCTAGAGACCAGGAACATGGAACGAGTATTTCCAACATCATTGGAGAGGTTCAAGGAAAAACAACCATTATTATCGACGACATTATTGACACAGGGAGACGCGTGACAGGAGCAGCAAGAACTCTGGATGAGCACGGAGCCAAACAAATCTATGCCTGCTGTACACATCCTGTTTTATCAGGCTTGTCCATAGATCTCTTAGAAAAATCAGCAATAAAGGAAGTGGTTGTTACCAATACCATTTTTATACCTGAAGAAAAAAGGCTTTCAAAAATCACACAACTATCGGTAGCCTCTCTTTTGGGTCAGGCAATTTCCAGAATATATGAAAATGAATCGGTAAGCACTCTTTTTACTTGA
- a CDS encoding AAC(3) family N-acetyltransferase, giving the protein MGEKNVISKVSQPNTRKSLVREFEALGLERGGTVIVHSSLSSLGWVCGGPVAVIQALMDVLGQEGTLVMPTQTGDNSDPSLWENPPVPESWWETIREGMPAFDPAITPTRGMGKIVEAFRTFPQVKRSNHPSFSFAAWGKHADYILSEQPLEEGFGPRSPLAKIYELDGNVLLLGVGHDSNTSLHLAEHSIPNREIVKKSAAMFVEGKPVWKTFEGILYDSDVFEELGKKFEEEHFVKEGFIGSGKTKLISQRELIDFARDWFRSKAL; this is encoded by the coding sequence ATGGGAGAGAAAAATGTTATAAGTAAAGTTTCTCAACCAAATACACGGAAAAGTTTGGTTAGAGAATTTGAGGCACTCGGATTAGAGAGAGGGGGGACCGTTATTGTTCATTCTTCTCTTAGCTCATTGGGATGGGTTTGTGGAGGCCCTGTTGCAGTGATTCAGGCATTGATGGATGTTCTAGGGCAAGAAGGCACGCTAGTTATGCCCACTCAAACAGGCGATAATTCAGACCCATCCCTGTGGGAAAATCCACCAGTACCTGAATCATGGTGGGAAACGATTCGAGAGGGAATGCCTGCCTTTGATCCAGCGATCACTCCCACTCGTGGTATGGGAAAGATTGTGGAGGCATTTAGAACCTTCCCACAAGTGAAAAGGAGTAACCATCCCTCATTTTCATTTGCTGCCTGGGGGAAGCATGCAGACTATATCCTGTCAGAGCAGCCCTTAGAAGAGGGGTTCGGTCCTAGATCTCCGTTAGCTAAGATTTACGAGTTAGATGGTAATGTCCTCTTGTTAGGTGTGGGTCATGACAGTAATACCTCTTTACACTTGGCAGAGCATTCCATCCCAAATCGTGAAATAGTAAAAAAGTCCGCAGCTATGTTTGTAGAAGGAAAACCCGTTTGGAAAACCTTTGAGGGAATTTTATATGACTCTGATGTTTTTGAAGAGCTCGGAAAAAAATTTGAAGAAGAGCATTTTGTGAAAGAAGGATTTATCGGAAGTGGAAAAACAAAACTCATATCTCAAAGGGAATTGATTGATTTTGCTAGAGATTGGTTTCGTAGCAAAGCATTATAA